From the genome of Sulfurovum sp. NBC37-1, one region includes:
- the cysE gene encoding serine O-acetyltransferase, producing the protein MNIFSLIKEDFLNVKRNDPALHSTFELFFNYPGLWALFFYRIAHSLYGKGLRFLPRFISAIGLFLTTIDIHPAATLGRRVFIDHGVGVVIGETTVIGNDVIIYQQVTLGGVSTSKGKRHPTLGNNVVIGAGSKILGNITIGENSKVGANSVVVKDVPADSTAIGIPARVLKRGYDKTPLSHNKIPDVNKEIFEYLLKRIEVLEDALPKTKQKDIKKKDHKLEELYDNFIHSME; encoded by the coding sequence GTGAACATATTCAGTCTCATCAAAGAGGATTTTCTCAATGTCAAAAGAAACGACCCTGCCCTGCACTCAACTTTTGAACTCTTTTTCAACTATCCGGGCCTCTGGGCACTCTTTTTTTACCGTATCGCACATTCGCTGTACGGCAAAGGCTTGAGATTTCTACCACGATTCATTTCAGCCATTGGACTCTTCCTCACCACGATCGACATACACCCCGCGGCCACATTGGGAAGAAGGGTCTTCATTGACCATGGTGTCGGCGTAGTCATCGGTGAAACAACCGTCATCGGAAACGATGTGATCATCTACCAGCAAGTCACACTCGGCGGTGTGAGCACCAGCAAAGGAAAACGCCACCCAACACTGGGGAACAATGTCGTCATCGGGGCAGGCTCCAAAATTCTGGGCAACATTACTATCGGTGAAAATTCCAAGGTCGGAGCCAATTCCGTGGTCGTGAAAGATGTCCCTGCGGACTCGACCGCCATCGGTATCCCTGCACGTGTACTCAAAAGAGGCTATGACAAGACACCACTGAGCCACAACAAAATCCCCGACGTCAACAAAGAGATCTTCGAATACCTCCTCAAGCGTATCGAAGTACTTGAGGATGCACTGCCAAAGACCAAGCAGAAAGATATCAAAAAGAAAGACCACAAACTCGAAGAGCTGTATGACAACTTCATTCACAGTATGGAATAA